TTCGATTAACGTTACGCCTTCTGCACGCCCGGTCTTCCAGCCTCAACAACAAACGACGCGCGAGTCAACATCTGGCCGCCGGGCTTGAGCACTTCAGTGACAACTTGATAGTCGCTGCGCCATTCCTTCGCTGACAGATCGCAGCGAACATAACCGCGTTCGGTATTGAAGAACTTAACGAAGGGATTCTCGGCAAGGGTAGCAGTATGGTCTTTTGGCTTGTCGACGCCGTTGCCGCCGGACGAAAGCGAAGTCCCCACGAACTCGCTGGCAACAACACAGGAATCGAGCTTATCGAAATCGCAAATTAAATCGTTGGCCCAGTTGCTATGAATGTCACCCGTGAGGACGACGGGGTTCGCGATCTTCCGCTCGTGAAAGAATTTCAACATCCGGCGCCGATTCATTTCATAACCCGGCCATTGATCCATGCTGAAGGCGGCCAGTTCACCCGGCATCCGATCGACACGGGCCATCATCACTTGCTGAGCCAGCACATTCCACTTGGCTGTGGAGCCAACCAGGGCATCCTTTAGCCACGCCTCTTGCCGGTCGCCCAGCAGCGTTTGCGAAAGGGACAGCGCTTCATCTCCTTGCGGTTTGCGGCCGTCGCCGTGCGGCTGATCGCTGCGGTATTGCCGAGTATCGAGCACGCAGAAATTTGCCAGACGGCCGAACGATACTCTGCGATAGAGTTGCATGTCCGGCCCATTGGGCAACGCACTCAGACGGAGCGGCATGTGCTCGTAGTAGGCCTGATAAGCACGAGCGCGCATTGCCAGATAGTCCCGCGTGCTGGGCGACGGCCTGTTGTCTTTACGCAATTCAGGAACTGCACCGGCGCAGTTGTTCTCGAATTCGTGATCGTCCCAGGTGACCAGCCACGGAGCAGCAGCGTGCATGGCCTGCAGGTGGGGATCGGTTTTGTACTGCGCGTGACGATTGCGATAGTCTTCCAGAGCGTCGAGCTTGCCACCCACATGTTTGCGGACGAGATTGTCTTTGCCGGGACCTTCGTACAAGTAATCGCCCAGATGCACGACCAGGTCGAGATCGTCCCGCAGCATATGCTCGTAAGCCGTGAAAAGACCGGACTCGAAGTGCTGACATGAAGCAAAGGCGAACTTCAGTTTGTCCACCTGCGCATTGAGCGTAGGAAAAGTTCGCGCGCGGCCAATGCGACTTTCATCCATTCCCACTCGAAAACGATAAAAGTACCAGCGGTCGGGCTTCAGTCCCGCCACTTCCACGTGCACAGAATGAGCCCAGGCGGGAATGGCTGTCGTCTTGCCAAATTGCACGGTCTTGGTGAACTGCTCATCTTCGGCCACTTCCCAAGTTACAGCGACCGGTTCGTTCGGCATGCCGCCACCAGTGAGTGGATCAGGAGCGAGACGTGTCCAGATCACAAAGCCATCGGGTGTGGGATCACCCGAGGCGACACCCAGCTTAAAAGGATCGTCTCCGGTCTTTAGCCGCGACAGGACCGCGCCTTCAGCACGCTGAGCCCAAAATGCGGCCGCAGCCAGCGACGTGCTGGTGAATAGGAAGTTGCGGCGGGTCGAAGTGCCTAGGTCGACGTAGGGAAACTGCCAGCGTGACATCATTTGCTTCCTGAGGGAGCGTTGACAGGTAGGTAGCTGAGAGACTTCGGTCTTACGTGCTCGCCGCAGGTCCGATTCTGAACCACGTTCGAGTTTTGTAACATGCGGGCGAATCGATGTACAACTTCTGAATTTGCACTGGCCGCTTCGTTGATCTCACCAACGTAGCACGACCTTCACCTTGGCCGAGTGCTTCTGCATGTTGGGACGCCAACGCGACCTTCGCTCTAGGCTTCCCGTCACGCTGAAGAATGGCCCTGAGTTCGCGCAGCCCAAACGTCTGCAACACTCGCCGGGGTGCACGGTTTATGTAAGCCGATCCTTATTCGCGGAGGCAGCATCGAGAATCTCAACTGCAACATGGATCGCTTCTCGCGTGAAATTTGAGGTTTTGCGCGAGGCATCCCCGTCAGCGAGACAAGCGGATGCGGGCGAATCTAGGGGTAGATTGCGTTGAAGTGAAGCGCGGTTGCTTTACCAACGTCATTTGGGGCAGGGGTTGGGCGAATCTTAAGAGACGCCTTCGGGGCCACGGACGGTGTCACTGAGGCGGATTACTTCTTCGACTGGCAGGACGAAGATCTTGCCATCGCCGATATTACCATCGGCCCCGGTGCGAGCGACGTTGGTGAGCGTATCGAGCGTTGGCTGGAGGAAGTCCTCGTTGACCGCGATCTCAAGAGCCACTTTGCGGAGCAGGTTCGTTTTGTATTCGGCCCCGCGATACGTGGCCTTCTGCCCTTTTTGGCGTCCGTAACCGTGAGCATCGCAGACGGTCATACGTTCGACGCCGATTTTGGCGAGCGCCTCTTGAACAGCTTTTAGTTTGGTGGGTTGAATCAGAGCCAGGATTAAGCGCATGCACGCGTTCCTTCCATCGCAGATGTCGAAGTGGAACGGAGAGGAGCGTTTAGAATAACGTGGCACATGAGACGCGAATAGGCTTCGGGGGAGCAATCGCGCGGCTTCGCAGCCCCGCAATTCGCCGTGCGAGTGGTGGTTTTGCTTGCTCTCGACAGGTAGGCAAATTAGGATGATCGCTGCGAGGCGAAGTTTCTGCGCAGCCGGTGCGCGGTGATATTTGCAGACTTTGGTTCTGTTCGCAGTTTGGCCAAGTTGGTTTGAGCCCTGCGGCAATCCACTATTCGGCGGGCTTTTACGGAGTTTTGGTGATGATCAGGAGCATTCGGTGGATGTTGTTGTCGGCAGCAAGTTGCGCGCTGCTCGGCTCTGTCGGCTGGTCGCAAGACACGCTGCTCGACGAGCTTTACGGTCGGGGCGTGCATTCCTATAACAGCCGCAATTACACCCGGGCTCACGGCTTTCTGACCGAAGCCATTAACGGTGGCAGCACAGACCCGCGCGTCTATTACTTCCGCGCTCTGGCTTATAGCAAGTTGGGCCGGCCCGATGAAGCTAAAGCTGACTTCGATAAAGGTGCCGCCTTGGAAGTAGCCGCCGGCGACGTCTATCCCATTGGCAAGTCGCTCGAACGCGTCCAAGGTCCCGACCGGATGGCATTGGAGAGTTACCGTCAAAATGCCCGCCTGATGGCTCGGGCTAATTTGAATAAACGAGAAAACGCTCGCTTTGAAGAAATGAGGCGAAACGAAGCAGACGTCCTGCGTGGACCCGCGGGGGGCGCGGCAGGAACTGGTCCGGCACCGGCTAGTCCGGCGATGCCAGTTCCGGCAGCGAACGATCCGTTCGGAGCACCGGCTGACCCATTTGGTGGCACTCCAGCGCCGGCACCAATGCCCGCTCCAGCACCTGCGGCACCTGCCGATCCAGCCGATCCGTTTGGTGGGGCGTCTGCACCTGCTGCAATGCCTACCCCGACTCCGGCTCCGATGCCAGCTCCGGCACCAGCCGCGCCTGCTGGTCCAGCCGATCCGTTTGGCGCTACTCCAGCCCCTGCAACGCCTGCACCGATGCCAGCTCCGGCACCAGCCGCGCCTGCTGATCCAGCCGATCCGTTCGGCGCTGCTCCTGCCCCGGCAACGCCTGCACCGATGCCAGCTCCGGCACCAGCCGCGCCTGCTGATCCAGCCGATCCGTTCGGCGCTGCTCCTGCCCCTGCACCGATGCCCGCTCCGGCACCAGCCGCGCCTGCCGATCCAGCCGATCCGTTCGGCGCTGCTCCTGCTCCAGCAACTCCTGCTCCAATGCCTGCTCCTGCACCGATACCCGCTCCTGCACCAGCCGCGCCTGCTGAACCAGCCGATCCGTTTGGCGCTGGTCCTGCTCCAGCAACGCCCGCACCAATGCCTGCTCCGGCGACTCCTGCCCCGGCACCAGCAGCCGACCCCAACGATCCGTTTGGCGCTGCTCCAGCCCCGGTAACTCCAGCACCAATGCCTGCTCCTGCCCCAGCCGCGCCAGCCGATCCAGCCGATCCGTTCGGCGCTGCTCCTGCTCCAGCAACTCCGGCTCCAATGCCTGCTCCGGCGACTCCTGCCCCGGCACCAGCGGCCGACCCGAACGATCCGTTTGGCGCTGCTCCTGCTCCTGCTCCTGCAACTCCGGCTCCAATGCCTGCTCCGGCGACTCCTGCCCCGGCACCAGCGGCCGACCCGAACGATCCGTTTGGCGCTGCTCCTGCTCCTGCAACTCCGGCTCCAATGCCTGCTCCGGCGACTCCAGTTCCAGCGGCCGACCCCAACGATCCGTTTGGCGCTGCTCCCGCTCCAGCAACTCCTGCTCCAATGCCTGCTCCTGCTCCAATGCCTGCTCCTGCTCCAATGCCTGCTCCGGCGACTCCTGCCCCGGCACCAGCAACCGCCCCCAACGATCCGTTCGGCGCCGCACCGGCCACAAAGCCCGCTGACGTGAAGGATGATCCTTTCAAAGATGACTCCGTTGTTCCCGCTTCGGCCACTGCGCCTGCTCCAGCAGCTAAGCCCGCCGCGCCGGCTCCAGCGCCTGTTCCAGCCAGCGATGATCCGTTTGCTGATCCAGCTCCGGCCCCTGCGCCAGCAACGACACCGGCACCGATGCCTGTTCCAGCACCGACTCCCGCGCCTGCTCCCGCTCCAGTTGACCCCTTTGGCTAGTCGATCCGACGAATGCTTGATCGTGTCGGTGTAGTGAGTTCAAAGGTCATTACCCACGGACCAAGCGTTGTTCGCTGAGTCAGACACACGAGATTGATGATCAGCGCCGCCATCCTGCCTGGGATGACGGCGCTGTTGTTTACCCCCGCCCCAATTTCTCTCCTTTCCGATCGCCAGGGAACACGAGCATGAACTGCTTGCTTCGCCCGCGCGTCTTCTTTACCGCCTGTTGCCTATTGTTGTGCAGCTGGACTGCATCCTACGCTGCTCCGGCAATCACCAACTTGTCGTTGCGGGGACTGACCGCCGGCAAAGCAGTAACGCTCGCCATCGACGGCAGCGAACTCACCGCCGATGCGCGCGTCGTTCTGCCGGTGCCCATTGCCTCGCAGTCGGTGAGACCAGGTGCGAAGGCGAACCGATTGGAGATTGAGATCACCGTTGATGCTGCCGCCTCCCCTGGCATTTATTTGCTGCGGTTAGCAACCAAGAATGGCATTTCGAACCCGCTGGCCATTGGTATCGACCGTTTGCCTCAGGCGGCCTTTAGCGAAGCAATCTCCTCGTTGCCAATTGCGCTCACAGGTAGCTTGCCCACTGGCCAGTCGCTGCGCAGTTCGTTCACCGGCAAACGGGGTGAAACGATTTCGCTCGATGTAGAGGCCCAGCGAATTGGGGCTGCAATCAAGCCCGTGCTGCGTCTGCTGGACTCCCGTGGAACTCAAATCGCGTACAGCCCTCCGCTTCGCTTGTTGGGTGGCGATGCCAGGTTGTCAGCCACTCTCCCCGCCGATGGTACCTACTCTGTTGAGTTGCACGATCAATTGTATCGCGGTACCGCACCCAGTCATTTCCGGTTGAAGGTAGGTGCGTTGCAATTCGCCGATCAAGCTTTGCCAATGGCTGTCGCGCAGGGAAGCAAGGCAACCACTCGCATGCCGGGTAGCGCTGTAGCCGAGGATATAGCCGTCGATGCTTCTGCCTTTCCAGGTGCGGGAATAATCCAAGTCACGATTCCAGAAAGTGTGCCGCACTTCACCGGCGGTGCGCCTCGCTTGCTCGTGAGCAACGCAAGTGAAATGGTGGAACCAACTCGAACACCGGGGCAATTGCCGGCTATGTCTGCAGTGCCAGCGGGTGTGAGTGGAGTACTTACGGCTGGCGGTGAAGAAGATCGGTATACGCTGGCCGTCACGCCGGGGCAAAAGCTGCGGTTGGAAGTATTTGCACAAAGATTCGGCTCGCCCCTTGATGGCGTTCTCACAGTTTACGGTCAAGCAGGCAATCCACTGAGTACCAGCGACGACCGCGCAGGAACAAGCGACCCGCTGTTAGATTTCACCGTGCCTGCTGGTGTGAATCAAATGCAACTTGGCGTGAAGGATATGCAAGATCGTGGTGGCCCGAATTTTGTTTATCGCCTTGAAGCTCGCGATGCAGCGGCTCCCGACTTTTCGCTAACCTTGTCCACCGATCGATTGAACATCCCCGCGGGTGGCACGCAGGTGCTGCTCGTGCAAGCCACGCGCGCTGGGTATCAAGGCGATATCGACCTGAAGTTGCACGGACTACCGAGCGGCATTTCCATCCAAGGGAATAAGATTGTCGCCGGAGCATCCATTGCCCTTGTCACTCTTTCAGCTGCCGAAGGTGCCGCCGGCACGGACGGTCTGTTGCTGGTTAGCGGCACTGCGTCGCAGCTGTCGCAACCCATTTCGCGTTTGGCACTGACCCCGGAAGTGCCAGGCTCCGTTTATCAGCCTCATTTGCGCCAACAGTTTGCGATTGGCGTCATGAACGCTTCCCCAATTTCCTTCGCCTGGAATGGTGACGCCGCCGATGCACTTGTTCTCGGCGATAAGTTGACCGCAAAGTTGGCGATCAAGCGGAGCGGGACTGTCACCGGCAACGTGCGCGTGCGACTCCTCACCACACAGCCCGGGCCGAAGAAAACCGTCAAAGAAGGAACGCAAGACAAGGTTGTCGACAATGTGAATGCCGCGCTGCGGCTGGATGGTTCGCCAGCGTTCAAGCCCGACCAAACGGAACTCGACGTGAACATTCTCGTTCCTTCCGATCTGCCGAAGCAGAACTGGGATCTGGTACTGGTGGCCGATCTACTGGCCACTGACGGCAAAACAGTTACATCGTCAATTGCCGCCCCCGTTCGCACGCTCGTGCCAGTGGCGCCGTTCGAATTGGAACTCACCGGTGAGTTGACGCTAGAAGGCAAGGCAGGCATGGGCGAGACCGGCAAACTGACCGGCAAAATCAATCGCGTTGCTGCGTTCAAGCAACCGGTGGTGGTAACGCTCGAAAACCTGCCAAAGGGTTACGTCGCACCCCAATGGATCGTACCCGCGGACAAAACCGAGTTTGAATTCCCGCTTACGTTTGCCTTTGGCAGCAAACCAGGACCACTAAAGGACGCCAAGGTCGTGGCCTTAGCCGCTCCGGTCTCGGTGAACTCGGTACGCAGCAATTCAGTCCCGGTGAACATCAAAGTCGTTGCGGGTGAGAAGCCAGTCGCTGAAGCGCCGCGAGAAGTGTTCGAAGACGATGAGAAGTTCATTGCGCTGCTGACCGAAGGTGGTGGTAAAGCGGTGCCGGAGAATCGCGACAAGTTCAGCGGTCAGGTTTGCCTGCGTGTGAATGGCGATCAGAAATCCAACGCCAAACTGCCGATGCTCGGCCTTAACGTCCGAGAGAATCCCGGTCCTGGCGAAATTCGATACATTCGTTTTGCCTGGAAAAAACAGGGTGGTAATACCATCTGCTTACAACTGAATCACAACGGTGCCTGGGGTCCCGGCGGCAGTGGTCGCGAAGGTGCGAAGTTTCGCTATCATGCCGGTCCCGGCGGCGAGTGCTTCGGCGGTTCGCTCGCTATTGACGACAAGGTGCCGGCCAAGTTCGAACAGGTCACACGCGACCTGTTCGCAGACTTTGGCGAATTCACACTTACTGGAATGGGTTTCGCGGCAGTTGACGGACAGGCGGCACTATTCGACCATATCTACCTGGGACGCTCGCTGGCCGATTTTGATTTGTTGATCGAATTGCAAAAGTAGGCGGCGCGCTTAGGTTAGCTATCTCCATCGCCAGGATGCAGACGCCATGAGCGGCACTGTGGTTTGTCCTGCCTGCAAGCATTCGTTTCCTAAGCCGGGGATTCAACCCGGTGCCGTCATTCGCTGCGAACGCTGCTTTCAACCGTTCTTACCGAAATCGATTCAAGCGAGTACTCCAACACCGGAACCTCAGCAATCGCAACTGGTGCTCACGCCCTTAGCGCCTCTGCAGCCGCTGCAACCCTTATCTCCATTTGCTCCCGCTCCCACGTTGCTGTCTCAACCCGGCTATCGTGAGCCCCCGCAACCTGTGGTCGCGAAGTCCAGTCGAGCGCCGATCATTTTGGGTTGCCTGGCGTTGTCGCTGGTCTTGCTCGTTTTTTGTGGTGGAACTGGAGTGCTGGCGTATCGGTTTGCAGGCAACCTCATTGCCAAGGTAGAGCATGAGTCAGGTCCCGGGCGGAACATCAAGGTCAACACGATCCCAGTACCTGAGTCTGAAGCGCGCAAGATGGCAAAAGAGCGGATGAATGGCACTGGTGCCCGGCCCGCAGATTTTATTGCTCCGCCCAAACAGAAAATCCCTCAACCCGAAAATGTGAAACCGTACGAAGGCGTTCGTCCGCAACTTGCACCACCACCGTATCCTCAAGTCCCTGAATTTGGCCGCCCGGATTTGATGCCACCATCACCAGTGAGACCACCATTCACCCGCCCGAACCCAGCGGTGCGCCCTGTGCCTCGCCAGCCCCAGACCGACTCCGAGAAGCTCGATCAAATTCTTGCCCAACTGAATGATCCAGCGAGCGGTCGACCCGCTTGGTTTTCTCTCACTGATTTGAATCGCCTGCCGGTCATGGAAGAGCGGCGCGCAGAAGTCTCTGCTGTGCTGAATCAGCAGTTGCGCTCAAGTGACCCAAGTTCCCAGCGGGCTGCAGCGGAAGCCGTTCGCAAATGGGGTACGGAAGATAACATTCCGGTACTGCTCGAACTCCTGAACTCGCCCGGTCCAACATCGAACCGCGAGGTCATTCAGGCACTCGTCGAACTCAGTCCAACGAAGGAAACGGCGGCAGCCCTAATCGCCAAATTCGACAACTTCAGCAATCGCTCAGCGATTCAATCGGCACTGGTCAAACTGGGGCCTGTTGCCGAAGAACCGGTGATCGCTCGCCTGGAGAACGCCAAGAGCATTCCAGAACGAATGTCGCTCATTCAATTGCTGGGAAATATCGGGGAGGAAGCTTCTGTCGAACTGCTCGAGAGGATGGCAAATGGCAACGATTTCCTGATGAAGTCAACTGCCAAGAATTCCCTGGACCGGATCAAAGCGCGAATGAAGTAACCCTCCGATCGATTCGCAGCGAGGTGGCATTATTCCGGCTGGTTAAGCTGTAATGCGGCCCTGAACCGGTCTGGGCGAACGACCCGACTCGTCGTAAACTATCCTCTTGCCACCGTCGATAAACTGGAAACTTCCAGTCGATGGACAACCCCCGGAGGGTAAGCGAATGGCTAGCGGTCACACTGGAAATGTGATGCCGGGCAACCGGTTGCGAGTTCGAATCTCGTGCCCTCCGCTCTTGTAAACTACGCCCCCGCCTAGAGTTGCGGGGGCGTTTTCTTGCGCCTGCGTACTGGCGAGACGCGATGTTTCAGCGGAATGTAGCCCAAGTGTAGCCATTCTCGCGCTTACACCTTGGACGTTGGCGAACGTAGAGGGAGATTTCGCCAGTGTCACGCCGTTTCCTCGCTATCCAACATCTGGTCGAATTTGCCGGCCGCCTCCAGCTGTAACGAAGGGAGCACGTGGCTGTACGTGTCCATCGTCACGGAAATCTGCGAATGCCCCAGTCGCTCCTGGACAACCTTCGGATGAACGCCTTGCGAGAGCAGCAAAGTCGCCGAGGTGTGACGTAGATCGTGAAATCGTATTTCGGGAAGATTCGCGCGCACCAGCAGCGGCTTGAAATGTCGGAAGTGAAAATGGCTGCGGCGAAGCGGACCACCGTGGTAATTGCAGAACACGTAGCCACCACCAGCGAATCCTTCTTCGAGCATCCTCGCTTGGTGTTGAACCAGCGCATCGATTGCCATTCTCGGTAATTCGATCCGCCGCCGGCCACGCGCGGTTTTTGGCTCTGTCAGGGTTAACCTGCCGCGCAGTTCCACCAAAGCGTGCTGGACCATGATGGCCTGGCCGGCGA
Above is a window of Anatilimnocola aggregata DNA encoding:
- a CDS encoding tetratricopeptide repeat protein produces the protein MIRSIRWMLLSAASCALLGSVGWSQDTLLDELYGRGVHSYNSRNYTRAHGFLTEAINGGSTDPRVYYFRALAYSKLGRPDEAKADFDKGAALEVAAGDVYPIGKSLERVQGPDRMALESYRQNARLMARANLNKRENARFEEMRRNEADVLRGPAGGAAGTGPAPASPAMPVPAANDPFGAPADPFGGTPAPAPMPAPAPAAPADPADPFGGASAPAAMPTPTPAPMPAPAPAAPAGPADPFGATPAPATPAPMPAPAPAAPADPADPFGAAPAPATPAPMPAPAPAAPADPADPFGAAPAPAPMPAPAPAAPADPADPFGAAPAPATPAPMPAPAPIPAPAPAAPAEPADPFGAGPAPATPAPMPAPATPAPAPAADPNDPFGAAPAPVTPAPMPAPAPAAPADPADPFGAAPAPATPAPMPAPATPAPAPAADPNDPFGAAPAPAPATPAPMPAPATPAPAPAADPNDPFGAAPAPATPAPMPAPATPVPAADPNDPFGAAPAPATPAPMPAPAPMPAPAPMPAPATPAPAPATAPNDPFGAAPATKPADVKDDPFKDDSVVPASATAPAPAAKPAAPAPAPVPASDDPFADPAPAPAPATTPAPMPVPAPTPAPAPAPVDPFG
- a CDS encoding P-II family nitrogen regulator codes for the protein MRLILALIQPTKLKAVQEALAKIGVERMTVCDAHGYGRQKGQKATYRGAEYKTNLLRKVALEIAVNEDFLQPTLDTLTNVARTGADGNIGDGKIFVLPVEEVIRLSDTVRGPEGVS
- a CDS encoding HEAT repeat domain-containing protein, producing the protein MSGTVVCPACKHSFPKPGIQPGAVIRCERCFQPFLPKSIQASTPTPEPQQSQLVLTPLAPLQPLQPLSPFAPAPTLLSQPGYREPPQPVVAKSSRAPIILGCLALSLVLLVFCGGTGVLAYRFAGNLIAKVEHESGPGRNIKVNTIPVPESEARKMAKERMNGTGARPADFIAPPKQKIPQPENVKPYEGVRPQLAPPPYPQVPEFGRPDLMPPSPVRPPFTRPNPAVRPVPRQPQTDSEKLDQILAQLNDPASGRPAWFSLTDLNRLPVMEERRAEVSAVLNQQLRSSDPSSQRAAAEAVRKWGTEDNIPVLLELLNSPGPTSNREVIQALVELSPTKETAAALIAKFDNFSNRSAIQSALVKLGPVAEEPVIARLENAKSIPERMSLIQLLGNIGEEASVELLERMANGNDFLMKSTAKNSLDRIKARMK
- a CDS encoding alkaline phosphatase D family protein gives rise to the protein MMSRWQFPYVDLGTSTRRNFLFTSTSLAAAAFWAQRAEGAVLSRLKTGDDPFKLGVASGDPTPDGFVIWTRLAPDPLTGGGMPNEPVAVTWEVAEDEQFTKTVQFGKTTAIPAWAHSVHVEVAGLKPDRWYFYRFRVGMDESRIGRARTFPTLNAQVDKLKFAFASCQHFESGLFTAYEHMLRDDLDLVVHLGDYLYEGPGKDNLVRKHVGGKLDALEDYRNRHAQYKTDPHLQAMHAAAPWLVTWDDHEFENNCAGAVPELRKDNRPSPSTRDYLAMRARAYQAYYEHMPLRLSALPNGPDMQLYRRVSFGRLANFCVLDTRQYRSDQPHGDGRKPQGDEALSLSQTLLGDRQEAWLKDALVGSTAKWNVLAQQVMMARVDRMPGELAAFSMDQWPGYEMNRRRMLKFFHERKIANPVVLTGDIHSNWANDLICDFDKLDSCVVASEFVGTSLSSGGNGVDKPKDHTATLAENPFVKFFNTERGYVRCDLSAKEWRSDYQVVTEVLKPGGQMLTRASFVVEAGRPGVQKA